The Vibrio navarrensis genome has a segment encoding these proteins:
- the prmC gene encoding peptide chain release factor N(5)-glutamine methyltransferase, whose amino-acid sequence MPDVLTLDAALKQAASQFSAAGKESPSLDASVLLCHVLQKPRSYLLTWPEKALTTVQQQQFSQLIERRLAGEPIAYIVGEREFWSLPLKVSSATLIPRPDTERLVELALEKTAQQTGKILDLGTGTGAIALALASELPHRQVVGIDLQEEAKNLAQSNAEALNIRNVSFLQGSWFDPLESGTKFALIVSNPPYIDANDPHLSQGDVRFEPKSALVADEAGLADIRHIAQCARHYLLPHGWLMFEHGYDQATAVQHILSSLGYHEVVTEKDYGGNDRVTLGRFLGLPDE is encoded by the coding sequence ATGCCTGATGTGTTAACCCTTGATGCCGCTTTAAAACAGGCGGCATCGCAGTTTTCAGCCGCTGGCAAAGAATCGCCGTCGCTAGATGCCTCGGTGCTACTTTGTCATGTATTACAAAAGCCGCGCAGTTATTTGCTGACTTGGCCTGAGAAGGCGCTCACTACGGTGCAGCAGCAGCAATTTTCTCAACTGATTGAGCGCCGTTTAGCCGGCGAGCCGATTGCCTATATTGTCGGTGAGCGTGAGTTTTGGTCCTTGCCGCTGAAAGTGTCTAGTGCCACCTTGATCCCAAGGCCTGATACGGAGCGATTGGTTGAGTTGGCATTGGAAAAAACCGCTCAACAGACAGGTAAAATCCTCGATCTCGGCACAGGTACTGGCGCAATTGCCTTGGCCTTAGCTTCAGAGCTCCCCCATCGCCAAGTGGTTGGCATTGATCTGCAAGAGGAAGCCAAAAACCTTGCACAAAGCAATGCCGAGGCTTTAAACATTCGCAATGTCTCATTTTTGCAGGGAAGTTGGTTTGATCCTTTGGAGAGTGGCACAAAGTTTGCTCTTATTGTCTCCAATCCACCGTATATTGACGCTAACGATCCACATCTCTCTCAAGGGGATGTGCGCTTTGAGCCGAAATCTGCGCTGGTGGCGGATGAGGCGGGTTTAGCCGACATTCGTCACATCGCGCAGTGTGCTCGGCACTATCTGTTGCCACACGGTTGGCTGATGTTTGAACACGGTTACGATCAGGCGACGGCGGTGCAACACATATTGTCATCTCTTGGATACCATGAGGTAGTCACTGAAAAGGATTACGGTGGCAACGATCGCGTCACACTGGGCCGCTTTTTAGGGCTGCCAGACGAATAA
- a CDS encoding SirB2 family protein, with product MYETLKHFHLLTIAISALLLSVRYALMMMDSPKLQHPFLKRFPHINDSLLLLSGIGLIVITGFIPFTPANMWLTEKITCVLAYIALGLFALKLGKNKLLRTFSFFGALGWLAMAGKLAVAKTPLFFG from the coding sequence ATGTACGAAACTCTTAAACACTTTCATCTCCTCACTATCGCCATCAGTGCGTTGCTGCTTTCTGTCCGTTATGCATTAATGATGATGGATTCGCCTAAGTTGCAGCATCCGTTTCTCAAGCGATTCCCCCACATCAATGATTCCCTATTGTTGCTCTCCGGTATTGGTTTGATTGTGATCACCGGTTTTATTCCGTTCACTCCCGCCAACATGTGGCTGACGGAAAAGATCACCTGTGTGCTGGCGTACATCGCACTGGGTCTGTTTGCGCTTAAACTTGGCAAAAACAAACTGCTGCGCACGTTTTCATTTTTCGGCGCGCTAGGTTGGCTGGCGATGGCAGGTAAATTGGCGGTAGCAAAAACGCCTCTGTTTTTTGGGTAA
- the hemA gene encoding glutamyl-tRNA reductase has product MSLLVIGINHNTASVDLREKVAFGPDKLANALQQLSQHEAVNGSVILSTCNRTEVYCDVRSGARNKVVEWISQFHHVSLEELKPSLYVYEEQAAIKHLMRVSCGLDSLVLGEPQILGQVKQAYSDSREQLAVDASLEKLFQKTFSVAKRVRTETDIGGNAVSVAYAACTLAKHIFESLADSTVLLVGAGETIELVAKHLQANGCTKMIVANRTRERAMNLAEQFGAEVIGLPEIPHHLPKADIVISSTASPLPIIGKGMVETALKQRRYQPMLLVDIAVPRDVEAQVGDLSDAYLYSVDDLQSIIDSNIEQRKVEAIQAEAIVSEESAAFMSWLRSLQAVDSIREYRQSAEAIREELLSKSLQALAGGADAEKVLRELSNRLTNKLIHAPTRALQLAAEQGEPAKLTVIRQSLGLDDLK; this is encoded by the coding sequence ATGTCCTTGCTTGTTATCGGCATAAATCACAATACAGCGTCGGTTGACTTACGTGAAAAAGTGGCGTTTGGCCCAGACAAACTGGCCAATGCGCTGCAACAACTCAGTCAGCACGAAGCGGTCAATGGCAGTGTGATCCTATCCACCTGCAATCGGACCGAGGTGTACTGTGATGTTCGATCCGGCGCAAGGAATAAGGTCGTTGAATGGATCAGTCAGTTCCATCATGTCAGTTTGGAAGAGCTTAAACCCAGCCTGTATGTGTATGAAGAGCAAGCTGCGATCAAACATCTGATGCGTGTCTCTTGTGGCCTTGATTCTCTGGTGCTTGGTGAGCCACAAATTCTTGGTCAAGTGAAGCAGGCCTACTCTGACTCTCGTGAACAATTGGCGGTTGATGCCTCACTGGAAAAATTGTTCCAGAAAACCTTTTCCGTGGCAAAGCGAGTGCGCACAGAAACGGATATCGGTGGTAATGCGGTGTCGGTGGCGTATGCGGCGTGCACCTTGGCAAAGCACATTTTTGAATCCTTGGCCGATTCGACAGTATTGTTGGTCGGTGCTGGCGAGACAATTGAACTGGTGGCCAAACATTTACAAGCCAACGGCTGCACTAAAATGATTGTGGCCAACCGAACCCGCGAAAGAGCAATGAATCTCGCTGAGCAGTTTGGCGCAGAGGTGATTGGTTTGCCAGAAATCCCCCACCATTTACCCAAAGCCGACATCGTGATCAGCTCCACGGCAAGTCCACTGCCGATCATCGGCAAAGGTATGGTGGAAACCGCACTGAAACAGCGCCGCTACCAGCCGATGTTATTGGTGGATATCGCGGTGCCGCGTGATGTAGAAGCCCAAGTGGGTGACTTAAGTGATGCCTATTTGTATTCGGTGGACGATTTGCAATCCATCATCGACAGCAATATTGAGCAGCGCAAAGTCGAAGCGATTCAAGCCGAGGCGATTGTTTCAGAAGAGAGCGCCGCGTTTATGAGTTGGCTGCGTTCGCTGCAAGCGGTCGATAGCATCCGCGAATACCGGCAGTCGGCCGAGGCAATTCGCGAAGAGCTGCTTAGCAAAAGCTTACAGGCTCTTGCTGGTGGCGCCGATGCCGAAAAAGTACTCAGAGAGCTGAGTAATAGACTGACAAATAAACTCATTCACGCCCCCACTCGTGCGCTACAATTGGCAGCAGAGCAGGGTGAACCCGCGAAATTAACGGTTATCCGCCAAAGTCTTGGTTTGGATGATCTGAAGTAA
- the lolB gene encoding lipoprotein insertase outer membrane protein LolB, which produces MRYRTYFWLILLPFLLTGCITLSEQHTSVEWQSHQAKLAQIHAFQATGKLGYIAPDQRQNLSFLWKHSDTHSNLRFTTFLGQTALNLTITPDGAQVETYDDQILSAENATALVYQLTGLVIPIEQLPGWMLGMPDGADAYTLTEQNTLQTLDKTLASQPWHIAYSQYRDTPFGSNVIPLPAKLSLTQNKIKLNIVVTKWTLQP; this is translated from the coding sequence ATGCGTTACCGAACTTACTTCTGGTTGATTCTTCTTCCGTTTCTTCTCACCGGTTGTATAACCCTTTCAGAACAACACACCAGCGTAGAGTGGCAAAGTCATCAAGCAAAATTAGCGCAGATCCACGCTTTCCAAGCTACCGGCAAGCTCGGTTACATCGCGCCTGACCAGCGACAAAATCTCAGTTTCTTGTGGAAACACAGCGACACCCACAGCAATTTACGCTTCACCACCTTTCTCGGCCAAACTGCATTAAACCTCACCATCACGCCAGACGGCGCGCAAGTCGAAACATATGACGACCAGATTTTAAGTGCCGAGAATGCCACCGCTTTGGTCTATCAACTGACAGGGTTAGTGATCCCAATTGAACAACTCCCTGGTTGGATGCTCGGTATGCCCGACGGTGCGGATGCGTATACACTCACTGAGCAAAATACCCTGCAAACGCTCGACAAAACCCTCGCTTCCCAACCGTGGCACATTGCCTACAGCCAGTATCGTGACACGCCATTTGGCTCCAACGTCATTCCACTGCCTGCCAAACTGAGCCTCACTCAGAATAAGATCAAACTGAATATTGTTGTGACTAAGTGGACTCTGCAACCATGA
- the prfA gene encoding peptide chain release factor 1 produces the protein MKASILTKLEMLVERYEEVQHLLGDPGVIGDQDKFRALSKEYSQLEEVTKCFQAYQQAQEDLIAAEEMAKEDDAEMREMAQDEIKVAKAAIERLADELQILLLPKNPNDDRNCFLEIRAGAGGDEAGIFAGDLFRMYSKFAEKRGWRIEVMSSNEAEHGGYKEMIAKVNGDGAYGILKFESGGHRVQRVPATESQGRVHTSACTVAVMAEIPEAEIPEIRTADLKIDTFRSSGAGGQHVNTTDSAIRITHLPTGIVVECQDERSQHKNKAKAMAVLAARIVQAEEAKRAAEISDTRRNLLGSGDRSDRIRTYNYPQGRVSDHRINLTVYRLSEVMEGDLQSLIDPVIQEHQADQLAALAENQ, from the coding sequence ATGAAAGCCTCAATTCTGACCAAGCTGGAAATGCTGGTTGAACGTTATGAAGAAGTTCAGCACCTTCTTGGTGATCCTGGTGTCATTGGCGACCAGGATAAATTCCGTGCTCTGTCCAAAGAGTATTCTCAGTTGGAAGAGGTAACTAAGTGCTTTCAGGCTTATCAGCAAGCGCAGGAAGATTTGATCGCCGCGGAGGAAATGGCCAAAGAAGACGACGCTGAAATGCGTGAAATGGCTCAAGACGAGATCAAAGTTGCGAAAGCGGCGATTGAACGTTTGGCCGATGAGCTGCAAATCTTGTTGCTGCCCAAAAACCCTAATGATGACCGCAACTGTTTCCTTGAAATCCGCGCAGGCGCGGGTGGCGATGAAGCGGGCATTTTCGCTGGCGATCTGTTCCGTATGTACAGCAAGTTTGCAGAAAAACGTGGCTGGCGCATCGAAGTGATGTCATCCAACGAAGCCGAACACGGCGGTTACAAAGAGATGATTGCGAAAGTGAACGGCGATGGCGCCTACGGTATTCTGAAATTTGAGTCTGGCGGTCACCGTGTGCAGCGCGTGCCTGCGACCGAGTCTCAAGGTCGAGTGCACACCTCGGCGTGTACCGTTGCGGTGATGGCGGAAATTCCAGAAGCGGAAATTCCTGAAATCCGTACCGCGGATCTGAAAATTGACACCTTCCGTTCGTCGGGCGCGGGTGGTCAGCACGTCAACACCACCGATTCGGCGATCCGTATTACTCACTTACCCACCGGAATTGTGGTGGAATGTCAGGACGAGCGCTCACAGCATAAGAACAAAGCCAAAGCGATGGCGGTTCTGGCGGCGCGTATTGTTCAGGCCGAAGAAGCCAAACGTGCAGCGGAAATCTCTGACACGCGCCGTAACCTGCTTGGCTCTGGTGATCGCAGTGACCGCATTCGTACCTATAACTACCCGCAAGGCCGTGTGTCTGATCATCGCATCAACCTGACGGTTTACCGCTTGTCAGAAGTGATGGAAGGCGATCTGCAATCCTTGATTGATCCTGTGATTCAAGAACACCAAGCCGACCAACTTGCCGCACTGGCTGAGAACCAATAA